One Flagellimonas sp. CMM7 genomic region harbors:
- a CDS encoding gluconate 2-dehydrogenase subunit 3 family protein, translated as MDRRKSLKSILLGGVASGLAVHGCNPKPTETVDELVSAEKHIYGRTPKEKKLDEELHAKDFFNEHEMSTISVLCNLILPPNEDYGSTTDAEVPDLIEFMAKDIPELQTPLRGGLMWLDHKCNTDFNQMFKSASEEQQKSILDTIAYPDVAIPEEEHPLEIQFFSLMRNLTLTGYYTSKMGIEELGYKGNMPNVWNGVPEEVLAQHNVAYDDDWLAKCVDQSKRGTIAEWDEKGNLLT; from the coding sequence ATGGATAGAAGAAAAAGTTTAAAATCAATTTTACTTGGTGGAGTGGCCAGCGGATTGGCTGTTCATGGTTGTAATCCAAAGCCCACAGAGACTGTGGATGAACTTGTATCTGCGGAAAAACATATTTATGGCAGAACTCCAAAGGAGAAAAAGTTAGATGAAGAATTACATGCAAAGGATTTTTTCAATGAACATGAAATGAGTACTATAAGTGTTCTTTGTAATTTAATCTTGCCTCCTAATGAAGATTATGGCAGCACAACGGATGCAGAAGTTCCGGATCTTATTGAATTCATGGCCAAAGATATTCCAGAGCTGCAAACTCCCTTACGCGGTGGTCTTATGTGGCTTGATCATAAATGCAATACAGATTTCAACCAAATGTTTAAATCCGCATCTGAAGAACAGCAAAAATCTATTCTAGATACAATTGCCTATCCAGATGTAGCCATACCTGAAGAAGAACATCCACTAGAAATCCAGTTTTTTTCCTTGATGCGCAATTTGACCTTAACCGGATATTACACCTCAAAAATGGGTATTGAAGAGCTAGGTTATAAAGGAAACATGCCCAATGTTTGGAATGGTGTTCCAGAAGAGGTACTGGCACAGCACAATGTAGCTTATGACGATGATTGGCTAGCAAAATGTGTAGACCAAAGCAAGAGAGGCACAATAGCGGAATGGGATGAAAAAGGAAATTTATTGACTTAG